A region from the Aegilops tauschii subsp. strangulata cultivar AL8/78 chromosome 5, Aet v6.0, whole genome shotgun sequence genome encodes:
- the LOC141022814 gene encoding uncharacterized protein — MELDKFLMNGEYTFVGFAIEGDKSRLKLSGLEISSDNYIDIQVEWRDPYNKKKFDSLADVVDRMIDIHYHDMKKKINRKEDHTLWGFCPLPEKLIKYAAIDAFATYESWRVIYDVIMGLDRAKRDKEAKKKKNKVVIQYSN, encoded by the coding sequence ATGgaactagacaaattcctcatgaATGGTGAGTACACCTTCGTCGGATTCGCCATTGAAGGAGACAAAAGCAGGCTAAAGCTATCTGGATTGGAGATCAGCTCCGACAACTACATTGATATTCAGGTGGAATGGAGAGACCCATACAATAAAAAGAAGTTTGACTCTTTGGCTGATGTTGTCGACAGGATGATAGACATTCACTACCATgacatgaagaaaaaaattaacCGCAAGGAGGACCATACTCTGTGGGGATTTTGCCCGCTGCCAGAAAAGCTTATCAAGTATGCAGCAATAGATGCATTCGCAACATATGAGTCATGGAGAGTCATATACGATGTCATAATGGGACTGGACAGGGCAAaaagagacaaagaagcaaagaagaagaagaacaaggttGTAATCCAATACAGCAACTAG